A genomic window from Panthera tigris isolate Pti1 chromosome B4, P.tigris_Pti1_mat1.1, whole genome shotgun sequence includes:
- the LOC102969747 gene encoding olfactory receptor 6C4 — protein MKNRTFTEFILLGFTNQPEVQIVIFIFLLLTYMLSVLGNLTIIILTRVHPHLQTPMYFFLRNFSFLEISFTSIFIPRFLTSVTTGNKVISFAGCLIQYFFAIFLGATEFYLLASMSYDRYVAICKPLHYLTIMSNRVCIQLVFCSWLGGFLAILPPIILMSQVDFCASNVLNHYYCDYGPLLELACSDTSLLELMVIFLAVVTLVVTLVLVTCSYTYIIRTILRIPSAQQRTKAFSTCSSHMIVISLSYGSCMFMYINPSAKEEGAFNKGIAVLITSITPLLNPFIYTLRNQQVKQAFKDTVKKIVKL, from the coding sequence ATGAAAAATAGGACGTTTACTGAGTTCATTCTGTTGGGCTTCACAAATCAACCTGAGGTCCAAATTGTGATATTCATCTTTCTGCTCCTCACCTACATGTTAAGTGTCCTAGGAAATCTGACTATCATCATTCTCACTCGGGTACACCCTCACCTCCAGAcccccatgtatttcttcctccGGAATTTCTCCTTCTTAGAAATTTCCTTCACATCCATTTTTATTCCCAGATTTCTGACCAGTGTGACAACAGGAAATAAAGTCATCAGTTTTGCTGGATGcttgattcaatatttttttgcTATATTCCTTGGGGCAACAGAGTTTTACCTCTTGGCTTCTATGTCCTACGACCGCTATGTTGCCATCTGCAAACCCCTGCATTACCTGACCATCATGAGCAACAGAGTCTGCATACAACTTGTGTTCTGCTCCTGGCTAGGAGGATTCCTAGCTATCTTACCCCCAATCATCCTGATGAGCCAGGTGGATTTCTGTGCCTCCAATGTTCTGAATCACTATTACTGTGACTATGGGCCCCTTCTGGAGCTTGCCTGCTCAGACACAAGCCTCCTAGAATTGATGGTCATCTTCTTGGCAGTTGTGACTCTGGTGGTTACTCTGGTGCTGGTGACATGTTCTTATACATACATTATCAGGACCATTTTGAGGATCCCTTCTGCCCAGCAGAGGACAAAGGCTTTTTCCACTTGTTCTTCCCACATGATCGTCATCTCCCTCTCTTATGGCAGCTGCATGTTTATGTACATTAATCCATCAGCAAAAGAAGAAGGCGCTTTCAACAAAGGAATAGCTGTGCTCATTACCTCAATTACTCCCTTATTAAACCCCTTCATTTACACTCTAAGAAATCAGCAAGTGAAGCAAGCATTCAAGGACACCGTCAAAAAGATTGTGAAgctttaa
- the LOC102970030 gene encoding olfactory receptor 6C2-like codes for MRNHSAITMFIILGLTNDPQLEILVFIFLFITYMISVIGNLTIISLILVDSHLKTAMYLFLQNFSFLEISFTTACVPTYLYMISSGDKTITIKACFSQIFFIVLFGATEFFLLAVMSYDRYVAICKPLHYVTIMNNRVCWNLILSCWVSGLLIIFPPLGLSLHLEFCDSDIDHFVCDASPLLKNSCSDTWFIEQLVIVCAVLTFIMTLVCIVLSYIYIIRTILRLPSAQQKKKAFSTCSSHMIVVSVTYGSCIFMYIKPSAKDEVAINKAVSLLTTSVAPLLNPFIYTLRNTQVRRSFHDILKIMLPHNKHVDLNKIVILVQL; via the exons ATGAGAAACCATTCGGCAATAACAATGTTCATCATACTGGGTTTGACAAATGACCCACAACTAGAGATTctggtttttatctttctgtttatcACATATATGATAAGTGTAATTGGGAATCTGACCATAATTTCTCTCATCTTGGTggattctcatttaaaaacagctatgtatctttttcttcaaaatttctcCTTCTTAGAAATCTCATTCACAACTGCCTGTGTCCCCACATACCTGTACATGATATCAAGTGGGGACAAAACCATCACCATCAAGGCCTGCTTCAGCCAAatcttttttattgttctctTTGGAGCTACAGAATTTTTCCTCTTGGCTGTGATGTCCTAcgaccgctatgtggccatctgcaagccccTGCATTACGTGACCATCATGAACAACAGAGTCTGTTGGAATCTTATCCTGTCTTGTTGGGTGTCTGGCTTATTGATTATCTTTCCACCTCTTGGTTTGAGCCTCCATCTGGAATTCTGTGACTCTGATATTGACCATTTTGTCTGTGATGCTTCTCCGTTACTGAAAAATTCATGTTCAGATACGTGGTTCATAGAGCAGCTGGTCATAGTCTGTGCTGTGTTGACCTTCATAATGACCCTTGTGTGTATAGTTCTGTCCTACATATACATCATTAGGACAATTCTAAGATTACCTTCTgcccagcaaaagaaaaaagcctttTCCACCTGTTCTTCCCACATGATTGTGGTTTCTGTCACCTATGGCAGCTGCATTTTTATGTATATCAAACCTTCAGCTAAGGATGAAGTGGCCATTAATAAGGCAGTTTCTCTGCTCACTACATCTGTTGCCCCTTTGTTGAACCCCTTCATTTATACTCTGAGAAATACACAAGTAAGGCGGTCTTTCCATGACATCCTTAAAA TAATGCTGCCTCACAATAAACATGTGGATTTGAACAAAATTGTAATCCTTGTTCAATTGTAA